In a single window of the Candidatus Nezhaarchaeales archaeon genome:
- a CDS encoding DNA double-strand break repair nuclease NurA — MALTLAGDLYPLQGVRGVIEQLHRLYSRPRLTGRTLMGEALDDLFPVLQVKGRLLRGLPVKDYRFHVITLLPATCNILAVDASMKTAFDCGSFKVVVVKVAAAIWSGKSRIHRFEPLKRFALVRSKLEVEELMMSMELEVALTASDRLRTGDLCVLDRALMAIPALKSSTKTLLEELDFKLNTRGVSLLGVSKSSKMELNNGEPLIGHLLHRANRILNSCPWYYYPIFKELQYPSWYVGIPVVAKLDGESSYAFRVDVSRRSLRRSGLEVCLGMLASLQDPSTPGYPYPLRGVHEDAKIGRNELGMDRMVFLEALKEAGILSRFLADLKATGFKEEGLWCKRG; from the coding sequence TTGGCTTTAACATTGGCCGGAGACCTATATCCGCTTCAAGGAGTTAGAGGAGTTATTGAGCAGCTACATAGGCTTTACAGCCGGCCTAGGCTTACGGGGCGTACGCTTATGGGTGAAGCACTTGACGACCTATTCCCAGTACTACAAGTTAAAGGTAGGCTGTTAAGGGGGTTACCAGTTAAGGATTACCGCTTCCACGTCATTACCCTTCTACCGGCTACATGCAACATTTTAGCTGTCGACGCCTCGATGAAAACAGCCTTCGATTGCGGTAGCTTCAAGGTCGTCGTAGTTAAAGTAGCAGCAGCCATATGGAGTGGTAAATCCCGCATCCATAGGTTTGAGCCTTTAAAGCGTTTCGCCCTAGTTCGAAGTAAGCTTGAAGTTGAGGAGCTCATGATGTCCATGGAGCTCGAAGTAGCCCTAACCGCGTCGGATAGGTTGAGGACCGGCGACCTATGCGTTTTAGACCGAGCCCTTATGGCCATCCCGGCTTTAAAATCTTCAACTAAAACACTCCTCGAAGAATTAGACTTTAAGCTTAATACGCGCGGAGTAAGCCTACTAGGTGTTAGTAAATCGTCTAAGATGGAGCTTAATAACGGTGAACCCTTAATAGGCCACCTACTTCATAGGGCCAACAGGATCCTTAACTCCTGCCCTTGGTACTACTATCCGATCTTTAAGGAGTTACAGTACCCAAGCTGGTATGTAGGTATACCGGTGGTAGCTAAGCTTGACGGTGAAAGTAGCTACGCTTTCAGGGTTGACGTTAGCCGCCGTAGCCTTAGGAGGAGCGGCCTCGAAGTATGCTTAGGTATGCTAGCATCCCTACAGGATCCTTCAACGCCTGGTTACCCCTACCCTCTTCGAGGGGTTCACGAGGATGCTAAGATAGGTAGGAACGAGCTAGGAATGGATAGAATGGTATTCCTCGAAGCCCTTAAGGAGGCCGGCATATTAAGCCGCTTCCTAGCCGATCTTAAGGCTACAGGCTTTAAGGAGGAAGGGCTTTGGTGCAAGAGGGGTTAA